A genomic segment from Nocardia cyriacigeorgica GUH-2 encodes:
- a CDS encoding FAD-binding oxidoreductase, which translates to MVWDAWGAPAGHKPLSAQIRGLLKQVFGVSGDTVARRDEGDVPLRDSALPPAARDGLAAVVGAEHVSTDHHDRLLHAGGKSTPDLLRRRAEGPQDAPDAVVFPAGHDEVAAVLSYCAEAGIAVVPFGGGTSVVGGLDPIRGAFAAVISVDLRRLNALHAVDPVSATATLGAGVTGPRAEELLGAHGLSLGHFPQSFEFASIGGFAATRSSGQASAGYGRFDDMVQALKIATPTGTLELGRAPASAAGPDLRELFVGSEGALGIITEVTVRVHPVPETIAYQAWSFPDFETGAAALRAVVQAGAAPTVLRLSDEMETGVNLARTADIGGEAVSGCLAITTFEGTEMHVAARGLEAGALLSAAGGTVLGELPAREWESGRFSAPYLRDSLLDAGVLCETLETATTWSNLSNLKAKVTAALTESLTAQGTPALVMCHISHTYPTGASLYFTVIAKLLDDPLAQWQAAKRAAGDAIIAAGGTITHHHAVGADHRAWIPDEIGDLGVRVLRAVKREIDPAGILNPGKLIP; encoded by the coding sequence ATGGTGTGGGACGCCTGGGGCGCTCCCGCTGGACACAAGCCGCTGTCGGCGCAGATCCGTGGCCTGCTGAAGCAGGTGTTCGGGGTGTCCGGCGACACCGTGGCACGCCGCGATGAGGGTGACGTGCCGCTGCGCGATTCGGCATTGCCGCCGGCTGCGCGCGACGGGCTGGCCGCGGTGGTCGGTGCCGAGCATGTCTCGACCGACCACCACGACCGGCTGCTGCACGCGGGCGGCAAAAGCACTCCCGACCTGCTGCGCCGGCGCGCCGAGGGGCCGCAGGACGCGCCCGACGCGGTGGTGTTCCCGGCCGGCCACGACGAGGTCGCCGCCGTGCTGTCCTACTGCGCCGAGGCCGGTATCGCGGTGGTCCCGTTCGGTGGCGGGACCAGTGTCGTCGGCGGGCTCGACCCGATCCGCGGTGCGTTCGCCGCCGTGATCTCGGTGGATCTGCGCAGGTTGAATGCCCTGCATGCGGTCGATCCGGTCAGTGCCACCGCCACCCTGGGAGCCGGTGTGACCGGTCCGCGCGCGGAGGAATTGCTCGGCGCGCACGGGCTCTCGCTCGGCCACTTCCCGCAGAGTTTCGAATTCGCCAGCATCGGCGGTTTCGCGGCCACCCGCTCGTCGGGGCAGGCCTCGGCGGGCTACGGCCGCTTCGACGACATGGTGCAGGCCCTCAAGATCGCCACCCCGACCGGCACGCTGGAACTCGGCCGCGCCCCCGCGTCGGCGGCGGGACCCGATCTGCGCGAGCTGTTCGTCGGCTCCGAAGGCGCACTCGGCATCATCACCGAGGTCACGGTGCGCGTGCATCCGGTGCCGGAAACCATTGCCTACCAGGCTTGGTCGTTCCCGGACTTCGAGACCGGCGCGGCCGCGCTGCGAGCGGTCGTCCAGGCCGGCGCGGCGCCGACGGTGCTGCGGCTGTCCGACGAGATGGAGACCGGCGTCAACCTGGCCCGCACCGCCGATATCGGTGGCGAAGCGGTGAGCGGCTGCCTGGCCATCACCACCTTCGAGGGCACCGAGATGCATGTGGCCGCGCGCGGGCTCGAGGCCGGTGCGCTGCTGTCGGCCGCGGGTGGCACGGTGCTGGGCGAGCTGCCGGCCCGGGAGTGGGAGAGCGGGCGTTTCTCGGCGCCGTATCTGCGGGATTCGCTGCTGGACGCCGGCGTGCTCTGCGAGACCCTGGAAACCGCGACCACCTGGTCGAACCTGTCGAACCTCAAGGCGAAGGTCACCGCGGCGCTCACCGAATCGCTCACCGCCCAGGGCACTCCGGCGCTGGTGATGTGCCATATCTCGCACACCTACCCGACCGGCGCCTCGCTGTACTTCACCGTTATCGCCAAGCTGCTCGACGATCCGCTGGCCCAGTGGCAGGCCGCCAAGCGGGCCGCGGGTGACGCGATCATCGCCGCCGGCGGCACCATCACCCACCATCACGCCGTCGGCGCCGACCACCGCGCGTGGATCCCGGACGAGATCGGCGACCTCGGCGTACGGGTGCTGCGCGCGGTGAAACGGGAGATCGACCCCGCGGGCATCCTCAATCCGGGCAAGCTGATCCCATGA
- a CDS encoding diacylglycerol kinase → MTTQSRREIRTVTVVTNALSGMGKGHDVAAAAIARLAECGVEVTEIRAPSAAESVRLVRAAVTGPQPPDAVVCAGGDGLVSVMLEALAETGTPIGLIPGGTGNDLAREFGIPNDDPVAAADVVLGGQARTIDLGLIERTDAAPMWFATITGTGFDARVTLRANRLRWPKGPLRYTVAALAELASRAATPYRIELSDAAAQPGTVVETDAMLVAVGNTRTYGGGMLVCPDAVVDDGLLDVTVVRAVSRLNMLRLLPALASGKRIDHPAVSHYRAQRITLTAPGAPATADGEPVGTLPITLRAVPGALSILVPE, encoded by the coding sequence ATGACGACGCAGTCGCGGCGCGAGATCCGCACGGTCACGGTGGTGACCAACGCGCTGTCGGGGATGGGCAAGGGCCATGACGTCGCCGCGGCCGCCATCGCCCGGCTGGCCGAATGCGGCGTGGAGGTCACCGAGATCCGCGCGCCCTCGGCCGCCGAATCGGTCCGATTGGTGCGCGCCGCGGTGACCGGGCCGCAGCCCCCGGACGCGGTGGTCTGCGCGGGCGGCGACGGTCTGGTGTCGGTGATGCTCGAGGCGCTGGCGGAAACCGGTACCCCGATCGGCCTGATCCCCGGCGGCACCGGCAACGATCTCGCCCGCGAATTCGGCATCCCGAACGACGACCCGGTGGCCGCCGCCGACGTGGTGCTCGGTGGGCAGGCGCGCACCATCGACCTCGGACTGATCGAGCGCACCGACGCCGCACCGATGTGGTTCGCCACCATCACCGGCACCGGTTTCGATGCGCGAGTCACCTTGCGCGCCAACCGGTTGCGATGGCCCAAGGGTCCGCTGCGCTACACCGTGGCCGCACTGGCCGAACTCGCGAGCCGGGCCGCGACGCCGTACCGGATCGAACTCTCGGACGCAGCGGCCCAGCCGGGCACCGTGGTTGAGACCGACGCCATGCTGGTCGCGGTCGGCAACACCCGCACCTACGGCGGCGGGATGCTGGTCTGCCCGGACGCCGTGGTCGACGACGGGCTGCTCGACGTCACCGTGGTGCGCGCGGTCTCCCGGCTGAACATGCTGCGGCTGTTGCCCGCCCTGGCCTCCGGGAAACGGATCGACCATCCGGCGGTCTCGCACTACCGGGCGCAGCGGATCACGCTCACCGCTCCGGGCGCGCCGGCGACCGCCGATGGGGAACCGGTGGGCACGTTGCCGATCACCCTGCGCGCGGTGCCCGGCGCCCTGTCGATCCTCGTACCCGAGTAG
- a CDS encoding AAA family ATPase translates to MLLPHRVHDLRGRAVGELRYPPTAVLVFAGVPGAGKSTALRALFGSTAEAEQPPAGPGGSVVLDSQHSRNSWRHRLGRLPYPLWRPVVHIAHYTRIRNALRDNAGPVVVHDCATFGWARRMLARWAAARGRELHLILIDVPATIARAGQYTRGRRVNGFFFRLHCVRWQRLLRAVDAGPITDPAPASIVIADRETVGGMRRVSFAA, encoded by the coding sequence GTGCTGCTACCGCACCGGGTCCACGATCTACGCGGCCGGGCGGTCGGCGAATTGCGGTATCCGCCCACGGCGGTGCTGGTTTTCGCCGGTGTTCCCGGCGCCGGAAAGAGCACGGCGCTGCGGGCGTTGTTCGGTTCCACGGCCGAGGCCGAGCAGCCGCCCGCCGGTCCGGGCGGGTCGGTGGTGCTCGATTCACAGCATTCGCGCAACTCGTGGCGCCACCGGCTGGGCCGGTTACCGTACCCGCTGTGGCGGCCGGTGGTGCATATCGCGCACTACACCCGCATCCGGAACGCGTTGCGCGACAATGCCGGTCCGGTGGTGGTGCACGATTGCGCCACCTTCGGCTGGGCGCGGCGGATGCTGGCGCGCTGGGCGGCTGCGCGCGGACGGGAACTACATCTGATCCTCATCGACGTGCCCGCGACCATCGCCCGCGCGGGCCAGTACACCCGCGGACGACGGGTCAACGGGTTCTTCTTCCGGTTGCACTGTGTGCGCTGGCAGCGGCTGTTGCGGGCGGTGGACGCGGGACCGATCACCGATCCGGCGCCGGCGTCGATCGTCATCGCCGACCGGGAGACCGTGGGCGGGATGCGGCGGGTGAGTTTCGCGGCCTGA
- a CDS encoding valine--tRNA ligase, translating to MTSAAPDNTRNRADALPKSWNPGEVEAEMYERWVAAGYFTADPASGKPGYSIVLPPPNVTGNLHMGHALDHTLMDLLARRKRMQGYEVLWLPGMDHAGIATQTVVEKQLAVDGKTKEDFGRELFIEKVWDWKRESGGAIQWQMRALGDSVDWSRDRFTMDEGLSRAVQTMFKRLYDAGLIYRAERLVNWSPELRTAISDIEVKYEDVDGELVSLRYGSLRDDEPHVIVATTRVETMLGDTAVAVHPEDPRYQALIGTTLEHPITGRQIPVIADDYVDPEFGSGAVKITPAHDPNDFEMGLRHNLPMPTIMDERGRIAGTGTEFDGMDRFEARVKVRERLAAEGRVVAEKRPYQHSVGHSERSGEPIEPRLSMQWWVKVESLAKAAGDAVRGGDTVIHPASQEPRWFDWVDDMHDWCISRQLWWGHRIPIWYGPEGEIVCVGPDETPPEGWVQDPDVLDTWFSSGLWPFSTMGWPDNSPELEKFYPTSVLVTGYDILFFWVARMMMFGTYVAEDHVITAGKGDARQVPFKDVFLHGLIRDQFGKKMSKSRGNGIDPLEWISAYGADALRFTLARGAQPGGDLSVGEPHALASRSFVTKLFNATKFALMNGARSGELPDRATLTDADLWIIDRLDEVRAEVDAAFDAYEFGKACEALYHFAWDELCDWYLELSKVQFAADDARAESTRTVLGSVLDAVLRLLHPVIPFVTESLWRALTGGESVVIADWPQATGQAADQDAAQRIADTQRLVTEIRRFRSDQGLADKQKVAAKLIGMDAAGLSELERSIADLARLTAPGDDFAATAAVEVRLSGATVTVELDTSGAVDLDAERRRLEKDLAAAQKELAGTTAKLGNEAFLAKAPEQVVDKIRTRRDVAAAEVERISARLAELSGK from the coding sequence GTGACCAGCGCAGCCCCAGACAACACGCGTAATCGTGCCGATGCCCTCCCCAAGAGCTGGAACCCCGGCGAGGTGGAGGCCGAGATGTACGAGCGCTGGGTAGCGGCCGGTTACTTCACGGCCGACCCGGCCAGCGGCAAGCCCGGCTACTCGATCGTGCTGCCGCCACCCAACGTCACCGGCAACCTGCACATGGGCCACGCCCTCGACCACACCCTGATGGACCTGCTCGCGCGTCGCAAGCGCATGCAGGGCTACGAGGTGCTGTGGCTGCCCGGCATGGACCACGCCGGTATCGCCACCCAGACCGTGGTGGAAAAGCAGCTCGCCGTCGACGGCAAGACCAAAGAGGACTTCGGCCGCGAGCTGTTCATCGAGAAGGTCTGGGACTGGAAGCGCGAATCCGGCGGCGCCATCCAGTGGCAGATGCGCGCGCTCGGCGACAGCGTCGACTGGAGCCGCGACCGCTTCACCATGGACGAGGGCCTCTCGCGCGCGGTGCAGACCATGTTCAAGCGGCTCTACGACGCCGGGCTCATCTACCGAGCCGAGCGTTTGGTCAACTGGTCGCCGGAACTGCGCACCGCCATCTCCGATATCGAGGTCAAATACGAAGACGTCGACGGTGAGCTGGTGTCGCTGCGCTACGGCTCGCTGCGCGACGACGAACCGCACGTGATCGTCGCCACCACCCGCGTGGAGACGATGCTCGGCGACACCGCCGTCGCCGTGCACCCGGAGGACCCGCGCTACCAGGCGCTGATCGGCACCACCCTGGAACACCCGATCACCGGCAGGCAGATCCCGGTGATCGCCGACGACTACGTCGACCCCGAGTTCGGTTCCGGCGCCGTCAAGATCACCCCGGCGCACGACCCCAACGACTTCGAGATGGGTCTGCGGCACAACCTGCCGATGCCGACCATCATGGACGAGCGCGGCCGAATCGCCGGTACCGGAACCGAATTCGACGGCATGGACCGCTTCGAGGCCCGGGTCAAGGTGCGTGAACGCCTGGCCGCCGAGGGCCGCGTCGTCGCCGAGAAGCGCCCGTACCAGCACAGCGTCGGCCACTCCGAGCGCAGCGGTGAGCCGATCGAGCCGCGACTGTCGATGCAGTGGTGGGTCAAGGTCGAGTCGCTGGCCAAGGCCGCCGGCGACGCGGTGCGCGGCGGCGATACTGTCATCCATCCCGCCAGCCAGGAACCGCGCTGGTTCGACTGGGTCGACGACATGCACGACTGGTGCATCTCCCGGCAGCTGTGGTGGGGCCACCGCATCCCCATCTGGTACGGCCCCGAGGGCGAGATCGTCTGCGTCGGGCCCGACGAGACCCCGCCCGAGGGCTGGGTGCAGGACCCCGACGTGCTCGACACCTGGTTCTCCTCCGGCCTGTGGCCGTTCTCCACCATGGGATGGCCGGACAACAGTCCCGAGCTGGAAAAGTTCTATCCCACAAGCGTTCTGGTCACCGGCTACGACATCCTGTTCTTCTGGGTGGCCCGGATGATGATGTTCGGCACCTATGTGGCCGAGGACCACGTCATCACTGCGGGCAAGGGCGATGCCAGGCAGGTGCCGTTCAAGGACGTCTTCCTGCACGGGCTGATCCGCGACCAGTTCGGCAAGAAGATGTCGAAGTCGCGCGGCAACGGCATCGACCCGCTGGAGTGGATCAGCGCCTACGGCGCCGACGCGCTGCGTTTCACCCTGGCCCGCGGCGCACAACCCGGCGGCGACCTGTCGGTCGGCGAACCGCACGCCCTGGCCTCGCGCAGCTTCGTCACCAAGCTGTTCAACGCCACCAAGTTCGCGCTGATGAACGGCGCCCGGTCCGGCGAACTGCCCGACCGCGCCACCCTCACCGACGCCGATCTGTGGATCATCGACCGGCTCGACGAGGTGCGCGCCGAGGTCGACGCGGCCTTCGACGCCTATGAATTCGGCAAGGCCTGCGAGGCGCTGTACCACTTCGCCTGGGATGAGCTGTGCGACTGGTACCTCGAACTGTCCAAGGTGCAGTTCGCTGCCGACGACGCCCGCGCCGAATCCACCCGCACCGTGCTCGGTTCGGTGCTCGACGCCGTGCTGCGGCTGCTGCACCCGGTGATCCCGTTCGTCACCGAATCGCTGTGGCGCGCGCTCACCGGCGGTGAGTCGGTCGTGATCGCCGACTGGCCGCAGGCCACCGGCCAGGCCGCCGATCAGGATGCGGCCCAGCGGATTGCCGACACCCAGCGGTTGGTCACCGAGATCCGGCGCTTCCGCAGTGATCAGGGGCTGGCCGACAAGCAGAAGGTCGCGGCCAAGCTGATCGGTATGGACGCCGCCGGACTCAGCGAGCTCGAACGTTCCATCGCCGATCTGGCCCGGCTCACCGCGCCCGGAGACGATTTCGCCGCCACTGCCGCGGTCGAGGTCCGTCTCAGCGGCGCCACCGTCACCGTCGAACTCGACACCTCCGGCGCGGTCGACCTCGACGCCGAACGCCGCCGTCTGGAAAAGGACCTGGCCGCCGCCCAGAAGGAACTGGCCGGCACCACCGCCAAGCTCGGCAACGAGGCCTTCCTGGCCAAGGCGCCCGAGCAGGTCGTCGACAAGATCCGGACCCGCCGCGATGTGGCCGCCGCCGAGGTGGAGCGCATCAGCGCCCGGCTCGCCGAACTGAGCGGCAAGTGA
- the folC gene encoding bifunctional tetrahydrofolate synthase/dihydrofolate synthase: protein MDLAEMALVEAELDRRWPETKIEPSLTRIATLMDLLGSPQQSYPAIHIAGTNGKTSVTRMIDALLTALHRRTGRITSPHLQLATERISIDNAPITPARYVEVYRELAPYIEMIDQQSAAAGGPAMSKFEVLTGMAYAAFAEAPVDVAVVETGMGGTWDATNVIDGQVAVITPIGLDHTEYLGPDLTAIAREKAGIIKRAPESLIPRDNVAVIAEQDPEAMDVLLRRAVEVDAAVAREGAEFRVLARKIAVGGQQLELQGLGGVYDEIFLPLHGEHQARNAVLALAAVEAFFGAGAQRQLDVDAVRAGFASVTSPGRLERMRSAPTIFIDAAHNPAGAKALAATLTSEFDFRKLVGVVAVLGDKDAAGILEALEPVFDEIVVTTNGSPRALDVDSLTDLAVQRFGDERVVPAYTLPDALETAIAIAEDVADTGEMVSGAGVIVTGSVVTAGAARALFGKEPA from the coding sequence GTGGATCTGGCGGAAATGGCGCTGGTCGAGGCCGAACTCGACCGGCGCTGGCCGGAAACCAAGATCGAACCGTCGCTGACCCGCATCGCCACCCTGATGGATCTGCTCGGCTCACCACAGCAGAGCTATCCTGCGATCCACATCGCGGGCACCAACGGCAAGACCTCGGTCACCCGGATGATCGACGCACTGCTCACCGCTCTGCACCGGCGCACCGGCCGCATCACCAGCCCGCACCTGCAACTGGCCACCGAGCGGATCAGCATCGACAACGCGCCCATCACGCCCGCGCGCTACGTCGAGGTCTATCGCGAGCTGGCGCCCTATATCGAGATGATCGATCAGCAGTCGGCGGCCGCGGGCGGGCCGGCCATGAGCAAGTTCGAGGTGCTCACCGGCATGGCGTACGCGGCCTTCGCGGAGGCTCCGGTCGACGTCGCGGTGGTGGAAACCGGGATGGGCGGCACCTGGGACGCGACCAACGTCATCGACGGACAGGTCGCGGTCATCACGCCGATCGGGCTCGACCACACCGAATACCTCGGCCCCGACCTCACCGCCATCGCGCGGGAGAAGGCCGGGATCATCAAGCGCGCGCCGGAGAGCCTGATCCCGCGCGACAATGTGGCCGTCATCGCCGAACAGGACCCCGAGGCGATGGATGTGCTGCTGCGCCGCGCCGTCGAGGTGGACGCCGCGGTAGCCCGCGAAGGCGCCGAATTCCGGGTGCTGGCGCGCAAGATCGCCGTCGGCGGTCAGCAGCTGGAGCTGCAGGGCCTGGGCGGGGTGTACGACGAGATCTTCCTGCCACTGCACGGCGAACATCAGGCCCGCAATGCGGTGCTGGCGCTGGCGGCGGTGGAGGCGTTCTTCGGTGCGGGCGCGCAACGTCAGCTCGATGTCGACGCCGTGCGTGCCGGATTCGCGAGCGTCACCAGTCCGGGCCGCCTGGAGCGGATGCGCAGCGCGCCCACCATCTTCATCGACGCCGCCCACAACCCGGCCGGTGCCAAGGCGCTGGCGGCGACCCTGACCAGTGAGTTCGACTTCCGCAAGCTGGTCGGCGTGGTCGCGGTGCTCGGCGACAAGGACGCCGCGGGCATCCTGGAGGCGCTGGAGCCGGTGTTCGACGAGATCGTGGTCACCACCAACGGCTCCCCGCGCGCCCTCGACGTCGATTCGCTCACCGATCTCGCGGTGCAGCGCTTCGGCGACGAACGCGTCGTCCCGGCCTACACCCTGCCCGATGCCCTGGAGACCGCGATCGCGATCGCCGAGGACGTCGCCGATACCGGGGAGATGGTCTCCGGCGCCGGCGTCATCGTGACCGGGTCGGTGGTGACGGCGGGAGCCGCACGCGCGCTGTTCGGTAAGGAACCGGCGTGA
- a CDS encoding DUF4233 domain-containing protein encodes MSESDPRPDDDPQAAAEPSGAQPAPAPPDPWKGLRGVMAGTLVLEAIVVLLALPVVADVGGGVSWLSGTYLVTLAVVMILGAGLQRRPWAVPFNLGLQVLVIAGAFIHVSIGVIGILFAIVWAFILILRNDVKRRMDLGVLPSQRIQRTD; translated from the coding sequence ATGAGCGAATCCGACCCGCGCCCGGATGACGATCCGCAGGCCGCGGCCGAACCGAGCGGTGCGCAGCCCGCACCCGCTCCGCCGGACCCGTGGAAGGGGCTGCGCGGGGTGATGGCGGGCACGCTCGTCCTCGAGGCCATCGTGGTGCTGCTCGCGCTCCCGGTGGTCGCCGATGTCGGCGGCGGCGTCAGCTGGCTGTCGGGCACCTACCTGGTGACGCTGGCCGTGGTGATGATTCTGGGTGCGGGCCTGCAACGGCGCCCCTGGGCGGTCCCGTTCAACCTGGGCCTGCAAGTCCTGGTGATCGCGGGCGCCTTCATCCACGTCTCCATCGGCGTCATCGGCATCCTCTTCGCCATCGTCTGGGCGTTCATCCTGATCCTGCGCAACGACGTCAAACGCCGCATGGACCTCGGCGTCCTGCCCAGCCAGCGCATCCAGCGCACCGACTGA
- the ndk gene encoding nucleoside-diphosphate kinase gives MTEQTLILIKPDGVARGLVGEVLNRIERKGLKIAALELKQVSDELAGEHYAEHAGKPFYGSLIEFITSGPVVAAVLEGPRAIAAFRQIAGGTDPVEKAATGSIRGDFALETQENLVHGSDSPESAKREIALWFPEFPA, from the coding sequence GTGACTGAGCAGACGTTGATCCTCATCAAGCCGGACGGTGTGGCCCGTGGCCTCGTCGGTGAGGTGCTGAACCGGATCGAGCGCAAGGGGCTGAAGATTGCCGCGCTCGAGCTGAAGCAGGTGTCCGATGAGCTGGCCGGCGAGCACTACGCCGAACATGCGGGCAAGCCGTTCTACGGCTCGCTGATCGAGTTCATCACCTCCGGTCCGGTCGTCGCGGCCGTGCTCGAAGGTCCGCGCGCGATCGCGGCGTTCCGGCAGATCGCCGGCGGCACCGACCCGGTGGAAAAGGCCGCCACCGGCAGCATCCGCGGCGATTTCGCCCTGGAAACCCAGGAGAACCTGGTGCACGGATCCGACTCGCCGGAGTCGGCCAAGCGGGAAATCGCCCTCTGGTTTCCCGAGTTCCCGGCCTGA